In Sphingobacterium sp. SYP-B4668, the sequence AACACTTCTTTTATAAGAAGCTGTTTGTCTCGAAAATAGTAACGTAGGTTGACTTTAGAAATCTGTAAATCCTTTGCAATTTCCGTCATCGTGGTCTTATATAATCCAAAATGCGAAAATCTTCTGATAGCGACTTGTACAATGGTGTCTTTTAATTTCTGTTCAACTCCAAAATGCTTATTCTCTTGCGCCAACGGGCGCTTGGGATATTCTCTTTCCATTCTCATTACCTATAATTAATCACGCTCCAGTGGTACCTTTCTATTATCACCTACACCCTTTCTAATTTTTAAATCGCTGCCCATGGCTGAAATCACCAAGCAACTTGGCTACGCTTAACACGCCAAGGACCAACACCTTGCAATAGCGATATCCAAAAGTCCATACCCAAATACAAATATCATTTTGAATACGTTAACAAAAAAGCCTATAAAGCCTATTATGTTGTCAAAAAGACACCAAAAGACGAATGCCATTGGTTTAGTATAATCAACATCTGTAACTTTGATAGTCAAGCATGATATACTTTTTAGTAAGCATTTCGATCTATTTCAAATAGTAGAGAAACAAAGGAGTATGTTAACAGCCGATAACATAAGGACAAATATTTGCGTGAAGGCATAACGACATCAAAAATGAAACATGAAGATATTGCTAGAAAAATAGTTAAGCTTAAGAATGCTGATACTGCACTCAGGACCAAACTTGTTCGAAGCGGGCAACTTGGCAATGGATATCATGAAGAAATGAGGGAGTTACATAATAAAAATGCTAAAGCATTAAACGATATAATAGACAAAATTGGGTATCCGACAATAGACAAAGTTGGCAAGGAGGCGAACGAAGCTGCTTGGCTTGTCATCCAGCATTCAATTGGACAGCCAAAATTCATGAAAAAATGCTTGCAACTGCTAACAGAGGCTGTTAATCATAACGATGCAGATAAAAAAAACGTAGCCTATCTCACTGATCGAATAGCTGTATTTGAAGGTAAGCCGCAACGCTATGGAACCCAATTTGAGTGGGACAAAAACGGAAATCTAAGCCCAAATCATTTGGACGATTTGAACAACGTAAATGAAAGGAGAAAATCCATCGGGCTTAACACGCTCGAGGAACAAACAGAAATCATAAGAAAACAGGCAAAAAGTGAAAATCAGCAACCACCGACAGATTTTGAAAAAAGAAATCAGGAAATGGACGAATGGAGGAAATTAGTGGGCTGGAGAGATATCTAAGGGATATCACCTCAAGATTTAAATCGCCATTTTTTATTCTTCAAAACACTATTTGAATCGTGACGTCTGACACCTTGAATAAATAATCAGGGAGAAAAAGGATACTAAAATCTTCATACTCGAGCCCGTAGATATAATCGCTAGCATTGGGATTTGGGACATTGTCCAGGAAGATATCGAGATAAGCATCGTTTTCTTCTTCAGTGTGCCTCTCAGCATCCCTAATTTTATTGACTAATTCTATCAACGCGACCCTGCTTAATTTTTCCGTAGGTACTTGATATTGTAGCTATTTGAATATAAAAAATTTTATTGAACAAATATTGTGTAAGTGAATGCTACCCGTCCAACCGAGTGAACTATATCACCCGATTGAACATCCTTTCAGCACATTGACCTTAAAAAACAGAAACGAGCTTGAACTTATAGACCTCTAACCCGTTGTTGCTCTTGGTTGGACTTCGCTTTCGAATGACTATCACTAGACCTGCCAAAGCTGTATGTAAGACTAATGCGCCACAATCGGCTATCGAGGTTGATGCGTTGGTCCATGTACACGTTACCAACGGTGGATGTGGTATGATAGCGACGAGTCCTAAACAAATCGTCTATCGCAAATTTGACATTCAACTTATCATCGTACAATTTTTTCATCAAGCCAACGGAGACGAATCCGCTCGCCTTCTGCCTAAAGACTCCATCACTCTGTGGACTTTCGTAAGAGCCCGTCCACTCGACCGACCATTTTTTTGGTATACGATAAGTATGGGTGGTCTGTGCTGTATATGACCATAGTCTATTGTAGATACGCTCATTGCGAAAAGTTCCAAAATAACGATTTTCGAAGGTGTTGACATTCCATTGCGTACTCCAAAATGCAAAGGGTGAAAATGAATAATGTACATTAATCCCATAATTTTGAAATCCCTTAATATTATGAATGCTACGGATAGTCGTGTTCTCTTCCGGTAATTGGGTCAACACAGAGGTCATCGCATCGTGCACATCAGTATAGTAAACCGAGAAGAGGAGATTTCGGTGCAAAGTATAGTTGAGCTCGTATGCATTAGCCAACTCGGGTTGTAAGAGAGGATTACCCTCCCAATATACATAGGCGTCAACGTAGTATCGAAAAGGGTTTAGATTTTCGTAGTCGGGACGATTGATGCGACGACTATATGAAAATTGAAATTGGTGATTAGCATGTGGCTGGAAACGAAGGGAGACACTCGGAAATAGCTGTATATAATGCTTGCTGAATGTCGTACCGTCTGTCCGCAAATCACCATCAGCCTTTGTACGCTCTGTACGCAAACCGGCGATAAATCCCCAACGATCAAGATTGAGGTTAAAATTAAGATAAGCGGCGTGAATCTGTTCTTTGTAAACGAAATGATTACTATTCTGTGAATCATGAACCCATATATGATGATCAAGGGTATCGGATAGACTATTATTGTCTGACTTCATCCAACTGCTTTTCCAACCGATTTCGGCACTCAACGCTCCATTGATCTGATGCAAATAATCCGCCTTGGCAACCTGCAAATGGGTAGTTGATGGTGTAGCATTCTGCCTAGCTGCAAGATAAGGATTATACTGTCCCAATGGAAGGATGGTCGATAGGAGTAGCTGATCGGCTTTGTAACTGGAATATAGGATATCCCAATCAGCACTCAATTGATGCTTATCCTTTATCTTCTGTATATAACTGAATCCGACATTATGCGCCTGCCATCGACTGTCATTGGTGTTGTCCGTCAATGTATGGGTCAGTCGTTCATCATCCATACGGTATATGTCGTTGTACCCCTGGCTAAAATTTTGATACGTGCCGAAGCTACCTGTCCAAAGTACGCCTACACTCATCTGCTCATTGGGTGTATATTCAAGTCCCGCCCTACCCTGTTGAGTAGTAAGTGGTTCATCGGTCTTGGAATATTGCAGTGACTTGCGCGCGTCAGCGGCATCCCCGTCAGCATAAAATCTATCGAAGTTACGATACTCTTCCTCTCCTCGATAGGCATGCTCAAAACTGCCTTGCCACCTCCATTGCCCAACTTGGCCACCGAGATTGGCTCCACCTCCATAACGGGCTTTTCGACCACTGCCCCCAAAAGCTTGTACACTACCGGACAAAGGTGTTGGTGCAGGCTGCTTCATTACAATATTAATGAGACCTCCCACCCCTTTGGCATCAAATTTTGCAGAGGGATTGGTAATCAGCTCAATACTTTTAATCGATTCTGACGAAGTGCCTTTTAAAATATTGGCCAGCTCTTTCGATGACAGGTAGGAAAGTTTGCCGTTGAGTAAAATACCAATATCTGACTTGCCTCGCATTTGGATATTACCATCTTCATCGACCCTGACGGATGGTGCTCGTTGCAACAATTCTAAAGCAGTCATACCACTAGCTAAAATGCTACTCTCTACATTAATGACAGTGCGATCGCTCTTCTGCTCGATGAGTCGACGAGTCCCTTGAACCGTAACTTCACCCAAAGTCTGCAGCGCATCTACCAAAAAGATAGTATCCAGAGCTATTTGCTCTCCAGACTTCAAATCGAACCTATGCGTATATCGTTCATATCCCAAATGATAGACTTCTAATTGATAAGTGCCAGTGGGTAAGGTGTGCTTAAAAAATCCGTCGTCATCTGTATACATCTTATAGGTGCCTATAGAATCTATAGTGTGTATAGTTATATTGGCTTTAGGAATGACTTGCTGGGATGTGTTGAATACGAAACCTTGTATCCTTGTTTGTGCACTAACGGTAACGGCACAAAAAAATAGGGCAAAAAAAGTGATATATAGAGAATAGGACATAAAATCTTTAAAATAGAATAAACTTACGAGATGGATATAGTGGACTTGGGCTTTCTTTTACTTTTCTTTTTATGACGCCCCCACCAGATCAAAAATCCGGTAATGGGTAAAGATGTAGCAACAATGCCTGCGAGAAAGGTAGACAACTTACCAATCTGTCCCCACCACTGCCCCATGTGCAATTGCCAAATAGCATTTTCGACCTTTTCATGTACCAACTGAGGCTTAGGGACAACTTGTTGCATACCTGTGTAACGATCAAATACCATCAGTTGTTGATTCTCCGTGCTTTTGAGACCGGCAACACCCAATCGAAAAACGTAGACACCTGTGTGCTCGAAATTATAGACCCAGATAGCTGCATTTTGTTGCTTTGGATGCTCTGCTAGCGCTCGTCTGGCCAAACGAGTGATATCGACAGAGACCTTATCTGGCTCTACCTGTCCGACAACTTCTTCAAGATGCTCCTCCCCTCCACCAAAGGCGGTACTAATGATATCTCCTAAGGAATGAAAGAAAATAATAATTCCAGTAAGACTCAAAATGAAACATAATAAGAGGGAGTAAAAGCCATATACATTATGCAAGTCATAATTTATCCTTTTGAAACGCGCTTTCCACCTTACTGTAAAACTATCCTGAACGGTCTTCTTATTCCAACGCTTGGGCCACCATAGGACAAGTCCAGTGATACAGCTCACAAAGAAGATAACAGTCGCGATAAGGACTACCCAACTCCCAAAAGGACCGGCCAAAAGTGCTGAGTGTAGATGTGCTGTAATGTAAAAAAAATGGGGCAGGGTATCCATCTTGAGCACTTCCGCAGTGTAGGGGTCTACATATACAAATGTCAATTGATGTGTCTCTCCGTGAAAAGCTCGGACGCGAATGCTTCGGTGCGGATCATTAAAGTAAACAATCTCTGAAAGCTCCAACTGCGGATCTGTAGCTTGTATAGACTCAATCAATCTATCTGAACTAACAGGCTGGTGCTGCACCTCTACATAGCGTGCATCACCGGCACTCCATTCCAATATTTCATCACAATAAACGATAAGTGTACCTGTAAGACAGACGAATACAACTATGATTCCTGAAATAATACTTGGCCAAAGATGTAACCAAGCGTTAAGACGGGAAAACCAACCTTTACCAATTTTCTTTGGAGGCATTTGTTGTGAAGTAGAGGTCTTAGGCGCTTTCTTGGGTATGTAGGTCATAGCTAAATAAGCTTAAAACTTAAAGGAAATATTTGCCAAAAATTCAAAAGGCTTCTGTGGCTTGGCGTATACATCCCAATACTTAATGTTGCCAATATTGTTGAACTTCAGGCCCAACCTGTACTTGGGCTGATCATAAAAAGCAGTGGCATTAACTACGGTATAGGATGGGATGGTAAAATCATCTTCAAAATCCATCAACACACTACCAACATAGTTCATCCCGGCCCCGAATCCTAATCCTTTAATGCGATTATCCAGAAATTTGTAAGATGTCCAAAAATTAGCAACATGCTTTGGAGACCAAGCCTCACGTAATCCCTGGGAATAATCCTCACTTTTGACAAATTTATTGTCATTATATCCATAACCTGCCACAATATTCCAACCGCGAACGGGATTAGCAATCACATCGACTTCAACCCCCTTCGAGCTAAACTCTCCATCCTGAGTATATACAAAGTCTATTACCTCACGAAGGCGATCCTTGACACGAATATCGTAATAGGATATGGTGGAGCTCAACAATCCGTCGAAAAGATCAATCTTGGTACCAAATTCAAATTGGTTGGCCTGTTCGGGTTTCCATTTTTTAGTAATTACATCCGAATCTAAATTGCTAGGGTCGCTAAGCCCCTGTGACGCTGCTACGTTGGTAAAACCATTCATATAGTTGGCAAATATGGATACTTGATCCTTGACGGGTTGGAACACAATCCCAATCTTCGGGGAAAAATTGACTTGATTGTAGCCTTCTTCTTTACTATGGGAGGGCCCGACCTCCTTTTGTTCGATATTGCCCTGCTCATCTTTGATAAGTGGCTGACCGGGTGAATACGACAGCCGTGCTCCTTGATGGAAACGGTTGACTCGCCCACTCAACATCAGGAAAAAGCGATCCGAGATATTCGTAACATTAGAAAAATATGCGCTGATAACATTATACTTGCTGTTGTCTATGCCATCGCCATAGCTACGTTTTCCTCTTGAATTCTCTATCTCAGAGCGTGTCAAAGGCTTCCAAGATGGATCTTTCACACTGACGGTATCATAAATAGCGAAATAAGGCACCATATAGAGATTCTTATCGGTGTAAAGCGTAGCATCAAGTCCTAATAGCACCTTATTCTCCAAGGAACCCAATGTATAGTTACCATTAAAATTTTGCTGGATGACGGAAAAATTGAGATTATAGTCGTCAAAAATACGATAGCGTCGCTCTATACGCTCATCGTCGACTACCATGGGAACCATAAAAATAGACCCCTTGTCTCCGCTGTTGTTATAGAGATAGGAAGTACGGGAACTCCAGTTTTCGGATAATTGATGCTCAATCTCGGTGCCGATATTAATATTGGTTCTATTTGTCGCAACATCATTAGACGTCAACGAGCGATCATGCGGCATACCATACTCCTTGAGGTTGTTAAAGCTAAGCTTGTGCGTATTGCGGAGATAGGCCACCAATGGCTTAGTCGTATTATAGAGATCGGCGTCAAACCGAACGGTGGTCTTATCGCCCGCCTTGAACGCGAGACTCGTCGCAAATCCCAAGGCTGTAACCTTTCCTTCATTTTGAAAGCCATTATTGGTCGTACCCATGATATTAAAACGTCCCAATGCGGTACGATCATCATTCAAGGGGGTATTAATATCTGCCGTAAGCCGATTCATACCGAAGCTACCTGTTGTATAATTGACCTCACCTCGGAAAGACTCAAATGGCCGCTTGGTAACATTATTGATAATACCCCCATAAGAGGTGGCCTGCGCACCAAACAATGCCGCAGAAGGCCCCTTAATAACCTCCACTTTTTCTAGGTTGAAGATTTCGGAGACTGCTCTGGAATTGATAGGCAACCCATTGCGGACCATATTAGAATTGCCTGTACCGGTGTTGGAAAATCCCCGAAGGGTAATACCATTGCCATTGTCATTAACACCATTCGTCACAATAGCTCCTGGAACTTGTGATAGGGCACTAATGTAATCCGTAGCAGCAATCTCTTGCATAAAGTCTTTAGTTATTACTGAGTAGGCTTGTGGATTTTCAAGATTAGCTAAGGGCATCCGAGCAATATCATCAGCTTCCCTACGTGCAAATTTATTCTTCTGGATATCAGACACGACAACCTCACGAAGCTGATTCGATGTCGACTGGACCACAATCTGTGATAGGTTCAAATCCTGATGGGCCGTGACCTGGATGACTTGTTCGACAACGGTATAGTTGGCAAAGCTGATCATTAATAGATATTGTCCTTCAGGAACCTGCATATTGAAATGTCCACGCTCGTCCACGCGGGCACCATAATTTGTGCCTTTCAATTTGACACTGGCATATGCAAGAGGTTTACCATCTGTAGTGACAACCTCTCCGACGACCTTTCCTCGACTTTGGGCCATTCCGATAATGGGCATGAACACAAGAAATAAAGTAATCGTCAATAGACGACAAGAGGTTATTAGTTGATATAGCATTTTTATTTTATTTAGAACTATTATAAATAATGATGCAAAAGTATTAGCTTTGTTATGTTAGAAATAACACATAAGGGATTATAAAAATCAAAGAAGGGATAAAATGGAAAGTCTGACTTTACAACAGTTTTACGGTGATGCATTGCTGAAAGCCCTATTTTTAACTCCTCCCTTGCAAGAATCTTACAAGGGATTTCAGATCAGACCACTTTCTAATCATGTGGTAGAAGGAATAATGCGGTATTGTCACTGTGAACAATTTGTAGTGTGTTACCAAGAGTGGACCGTCAAAAAACCGTTCAATCTTTTGGTAGAGCATCCCGAGCATATGGTCAAATTTCAATTTGAAATAGAAGGATCGTCTTTTTTTACGAATATAGAGGGCAAGCAAATTCCTATACCAAATGGACATCAACAATTCATCTATCTTCCAACAACAAAAGGGAGCCTTTACTATCCGGTATCCCGCAAAGTCCTGGATATCCACATCGAATTCGACTTTCTGCTGTCTGTTTTAAGGGGGCAAGGATTTACCCAAACACAATTAAAAGAGCACTTTTTGGTGAATAGCTGGACATTCTTTAGAAAGGCTATCCCTATTAGTTTGGATCAGGAAAACCTAATAGGCGACCTCCTATCCCATTCCTATCAAGGCACTTTTGCAAAAGACTACATTCGTTGCAAGGCCATAGAAATCATGCTTTCGGTTTTTTCGAAAGGAACAGAATCTTTGGGATACACTTCATGGAAAAGCGAGGACCTCCATATTCTACAGGAGATAAAATTGTATTTAGATCGTAGTTTTGGAGAAGATCTGCAGCTCAAAAACATTTGCCGATCATTTGGCATCAATGACTTCAAGCTCAAAAAGGCGTTTAAAGAGCGTTACGGAGATACTGTATTCGGTTATATCCGAAAAGCTAGGATGAAGCATGCACTTTACCTCTTATTGAATAGCGAGATGGGTATAAAAGAAATCTCGTATGCTTGCGGATTTAAATACCCGCATCACTTCAGCCAATTGTTTTATCAACACTACAATTATCGACCTCGGGAAATCAGATCAAAGAATACTACAGAGCTTTATCGTTCGATATCGACCAAATCCCTCGCAGTCTAAAAGACTTATATATTGCTTTATTAGTATTTAGGCTAGGTTCGCCTGCTTCATAAAAATTCATCGTCTATTTACAGCAGGGTGATATTTTTTTGGGCATAAGCAGCTAAGAAACCGTCTTTAGCGTCCAATTCGGTCACTAAATAATGTATCTGGTTGGCGGAGCAGATATTAAGCCATTTGGAGCTGTTCAATTTTTCGGAAATGCTAATAACCGCGACTTTCTTTGCGGATCGGATCAATGCCATCTTCACTTGGACCACTTCCCAATCCATATCGGTCAATCCGTCTTCGGCTGAAAAAGCATTGGCTCCGAGTATGCAAAGATCAGCTTTGACACCCGCAAGTTGGTTGACTACACTCGCGCCGATATGCAGGTTTGCGTTTTTAGTCAGCTTACCTCCAATACTAATTACATCTAAATTGTCGTGATCAGATAGCGTGATGGCAACTTGAGGACTTATCGTAATAATCGTGACCTTCAAATTGCTAGGAATCACCTTTGCTAGCTCTAATATCGTCGTACCGCCTTCGGTGAGAATCACCATATTATTCTTCAATAGCGTTAGCGTCTTTTTTGCTATTAACTTCTTGGCATCCAGCGCATACACTAGATTTTCAATATTGAACGGCTTGACAAAGGATTTACTAACAGCACCGCCATGAACACGAATGATTTTCTCCTGATCAGCCAGTTCCTTGAGATCCCTTCTAACCGTATCATCCGACACATTCAACTGCTCACTTAAATCAACAGATAACACTTTGTTATGTAAATCGATTTCCCGCAAAATCATTGCTTGCCTTTTTTCTTTCTTCATGAATTGTAAATATCGATTGAACTCCTCTATTATAATTGCATTGCTTTCAAGCAAAGATATTAATTTTTATACAATTGGGCTCATTACATTATGCGCTATTTTTGCGGTTTTAAAGAAATAACGCAAATAAAGCCATCACTAATCTTCCGGTTTTCAAATCGTATATCATAAGGTGAAAAATTCAATTAAACTTAATTTAAACACAATTAAAAGACCTTTAACGTAGATTAATTCGAGACATAAATTAATTTCAGCAAAAAATATCCGTATTTATTTGCGGTTTTTATTTGCATAAATAAATTAAAAACCATAATATTGCTCAAAGCACGCACAAATCCAGATTATGAAATAACCAGCCGCATGCTTGAATGACATACACCTAATTGATGATTTTAAGACTAACAAGCAATTCAATACCCAACAACTAACCAATATGAAGCAATTATTTTATAAATGGAGACTATTGAAGCAGAATAGAGCAAACGTATCTATTTACGTTTGCTTGTTGATGCTCTTACTATTTCATCAAGCGTCATTTGCTCAATTAAAAGACATCTCAGGAAGAGTGACGGATATTGCAAATAAAGGAATCAATGGAGCCTCTGTATCCGTCAAAAATAAAAACGTCACAACTATTACAGATAGCGAGGGCAATTTTGTGATTTCGGCCTCCCCTATTGACACCTTAACCTTTCGTTATATCGGCTTTCAAGCCCAAGAAATACTCATAGGTAATCGAACCTCCCTGACTATTGTGATGATTTCTACAGAAAGTGTATTGGAGGAGGTTGCTGTAGTTGGTTTCGGAACCCAACGGAAGGTAACCGTGACAGGAGCGATATCAACCATTTCCGTACGAGAGATGCAGAAGGTCTCAACACCTGCACTTTCGAATGCTATCGCAGGAAAACTTCCTGGAATAATAACTAGGCAAGCCAGTGGCGAACCGGGCTATGATGCAGCACAGGTATTTATAAGGGGGCTTTCAACTTTTGGAAACAATGCTCCTCTAGTCCTTATCGATGGTGTAGAAAGGGATATGAATCAAATAAACGCACAAGAAATCGAAAGCTTCACCATACTCAAAGATGCATCTGCGACGGCGGTCTATGGTGTAAGGGGGGCGAATGGCGTTATCTTAATCAATACAAAAAGGGGCACAATTGGAAAACCTGCAATCAATTTCAGAACGGAATACGCTGGACTAAAAGCCCTAAGACTGCCCAATTATATCAATGGGGGCGAATATGCTTCCCTGATGAATGAAGCTCGTATTTTTGCTGGGGAAGACCCCAGATGGAGTGAAGACGAAATCAAAAAATATTACGACGGCTCAGACCCATATTTGTATCCAAACTCAAACTGGACTGATGCCGTTTTAAAAAGAGATACATGGCAGACGATTAACAACTTGAGCGTCGCTGGAGGTGGTGAATCCATACAATATTATACTAATGTGGGCTATACCCTACAAAATGGAATTTATAAACAGGACCCGAATAATAAGTTCAATACCAATGCCAATATAAAAAGGTACAACTTCAGGAGCAACGTGGATTTAAAGCTATCGGAGGCGCTGACGATGCAACTTGGGATTGGAGGAATCATTCAAAACGGCAATTATCCAGGTTCATCTGCTAGCGCCATTTTTGGTAATATGCGGGTGATCTCACCAATTGCGTATCCCATATTAAATCCAGACGGCACACCTGGAGGAGCATCTACCTATGTAGGCGGAAATCCTTGGGGACTTGCTACCCAATCGGGCTATACAACACAAGACCGTAGCACACTACAAGGCACGTTTGGTACGCGATGGGACCTTTCTAAATTGGTTACCCCTGGACTTTCGCTAAGAGGTCTATTTTCCTATGACAGATTAGCACAGACAGACAATTCTAGAATTAAAACCTTTGAGGTCAAACGCTATTTGGGCAAAGATCCAGATACGGGTGAAGATTTATACAGTGTCCCATTCCGAGAGGAGCAACCTTTAGGATATGGGACAAACAACAATAGCAACAGAGCTATTTATATGGAAACCCAAATCAATCTAGAACGCTCTTTTAACGAGCACCTAGTTAGTGGAATGCTTCTGTACAACCAACGTGATTATGTAGCATTGACCGCAGGAAGTTCTATTTTGAATCTCCCCTACAGAAGGCAAGGAATAGCAGGCCGAGCGACCTATAGCTTCAAGGACCGATATTTAGCAGAAGTAAATTTTGGATACAACGGGTCTGAGAATTTTCCAAAAGGCCGCAGATTTGGATTTTTCCCAGCATACTCTGCGGGTTGGGTGATTTCCAACGAAAATTTTTGGGACGTATCGATTATCAACAATTTTAAAATAAGAGCCTCTAGTGGCAAGGTCGGCAATGACCAGATAGGTCAAAGATTCTTATTTCTAAATACAATCAATACTTCTGGTCAATCTTACTATTTCGGCGCCGACCAACAATTATTTCATGGTATGGAAGAAAATCAGATTGGAAACCCAAACATCAGTTGGGAACGCTCAACAAAGAATAACATTGGTGTAGACCTAGGATTTTTTAACGATAAGATAACGCTCCAAATCGACGCCTTCAATGAAACAAGGACTGGTATTTTGCTGCAGCGACAAACGGTACCTTCTGTTGCCGGTTTTTTTCCATGGTCAATTCCCTACGCTAATATTGCAGCTATAAAAAATAAAGGAATCGATGGCTTGATCGAAGCCAGAAACTCAACCAGTGGAGGCTTCTTATATTCCTTACGAGGAAATTTCACATTTGCTAAAAATGAAGTTATAGAAAATGACGAACCTGTTCGTCGCTTTTCCTACCTATCGGGAAAAGGACTTCCACTTGGGCAGTCATTTGCCTTTATTTCCGAAGGATTGTTTGAAAGTGAGGAAGAAATTGCCGCATGGCCGAGACAAACTTTTTCAACACCTAGACCGGGAGATGTAAAGTATAAGGATATCAATGGAGATGGAATAATTGACGCTTTTGACCAAATACCGGTAGGTTTTCCGCGATTACCTCAAATATCTTTTGGATTCGGCGGAACTGTAGGTTATAAGAACATTGATTTCAGTATATATTTTACAGGGGCCGCGAGAACCAGCGTTTTTATGTCGGGGTTGTCAATGTGGCCATTTTATGATGGACTGGGGGTAAACAATGTAATGCGGGAATATTATGATAATCGATGGACGCCCGAAAATAAGGACGCCCAATACCCAGCGATTGATGTGGGAAACAATCCAAATAATTTTTTGAATTCGACCACTTGGATGAAAAATGGAAACTATCTCAGAATTCGAAATGTTGAAATAGGATACAGTCTTCCAAGCAAAGCTGCAAATAGACTAGGCTTAACGTCACTACGATTATTTCTGAACGGCATGAATCTATATACATGGGACCACATAAAAGTAATGGACCCCGAGTCTAACGACGGAACTGGAGGATACCCCCTGCAACGGTCCATAAATGTAGGCTTACAAGTGGACTTTAGATAAAAAAACAGGATTGTCAAAAACAATTACCTAATGAATTCATTTTTAACATCTTTTGTATGAAAAAACTTATTGGCAGACTACTAATTCTGCAATTTATA encodes:
- a CDS encoding DUF6624 domain-containing protein, translated to MKHEDIARKIVKLKNADTALRTKLVRSGQLGNGYHEEMRELHNKNAKALNDIIDKIGYPTIDKVGKEANEAAWLVIQHSIGQPKFMKKCLQLLTEAVNHNDADKKNVAYLTDRIAVFEGKPQRYGTQFEWDKNGNLSPNHLDDLNNVNERRKSIGLNTLEEQTEIIRKQAKSENQQPPTDFEKRNQEMDEWRKLVGWRDI
- a CDS encoding TonB-dependent siderophore receptor — its product is MLYQLITSCRLLTITLFLVFMPIIGMAQSRGKVVGEVVTTDGKPLAYASVKLKGTNYGARVDERGHFNMQVPEGQYLLMISFANYTVVEQVIQVTAHQDLNLSQIVVQSTSNQLREVVVSDIQKNKFARREADDIARMPLANLENPQAYSVITKDFMQEIAATDYISALSQVPGAIVTNGVNDNGNGITLRGFSNTGTGNSNMVRNGLPINSRAVSEIFNLEKVEVIKGPSAALFGAQATSYGGIINNVTKRPFESFRGEVNYTTGSFGMNRLTADINTPLNDDRTALGRFNIMGTTNNGFQNEGKVTALGFATSLAFKAGDKTTVRFDADLYNTTKPLVAYLRNTHKLSFNNLKEYGMPHDRSLTSNDVATNRTNINIGTEIEHQLSENWSSRTSYLYNNSGDKGSIFMVPMVVDDERIERRYRIFDDYNLNFSVIQQNFNGNYTLGSLENKVLLGLDATLYTDKNLYMVPYFAIYDTVSVKDPSWKPLTRSEIENSRGKRSYGDGIDNSKYNVISAYFSNVTNISDRFFLMLSGRVNRFHQGARLSYSPGQPLIKDEQGNIEQKEVGPSHSKEEGYNQVNFSPKIGIVFQPVKDQVSIFANYMNGFTNVAASQGLSDPSNLDSDVITKKWKPEQANQFEFGTKIDLFDGLLSSTISYYDIRVKDRLREVIDFVYTQDGEFSSKGVEVDVIANPVRGWNIVAGYGYNDNKFVKSEDYSQGLREAWSPKHVANFWTSYKFLDNRIKGLGFGAGMNYVGSVLMDFEDDFTIPSYTVVNATAFYDQPKYRLGLKFNNIGNIKYWDVYAKPQKPFEFLANISFKF
- a CDS encoding TonB-dependent receptor domain-containing protein, with translation MSYSLYITFFALFFCAVTVSAQTRIQGFVFNTSQQVIPKANITIHTIDSIGTYKMYTDDDGFFKHTLPTGTYQLEVYHLGYERYTHRFDLKSGEQIALDTIFLVDALQTLGEVTVQGTRRLIEQKSDRTVINVESSILASGMTALELLQRAPSVRVDEDGNIQMRGKSDIGILLNGKLSYLSSKELANILKGTSSESIKSIELITNPSAKFDAKGVGGLINIVMKQPAPTPLSGSVQAFGGSGRKARYGGGANLGGQVGQWRWQGSFEHAYRGEEEYRNFDRFYADGDAADARKSLQYSKTDEPLTTQQGRAGLEYTPNEQMSVGVLWTGSFGTYQNFSQGYNDIYRMDDERLTHTLTDNTNDSRWQAHNVGFSYIQKIKDKHQLSADWDILYSSYKADQLLLSTILPLGQYNPYLAARQNATPSTTHLQVAKADYLHQINGALSAEIGWKSSWMKSDNNSLSDTLDHHIWVHDSQNSNHFVYKEQIHAAYLNFNLNLDRWGFIAGLRTERTKADGDLRTDGTTFSKHYIQLFPSVSLRFQPHANHQFQFSYSRRINRPDYENLNPFRYYVDAYVYWEGNPLLQPELANAYELNYTLHRNLLFSVYYTDVHDAMTSVLTQLPEENTTIRSIHNIKGFQNYGINVHYSFSPFAFWSTQWNVNTFENRYFGTFRNERIYNRLWSYTAQTTHTYRIPKKWSVEWTGSYESPQSDGVFRQKASGFVSVGLMKKLYDDKLNVKFAIDDLFRTRRYHTTSTVGNVYMDQRINLDSRLWRISLTYSFGRSSDSHSKAKSNQEQQRVRGL
- a CDS encoding PepSY-associated TM helix domain-containing protein yields the protein MTYIPKKAPKTSTSQQMPPKKIGKGWFSRLNAWLHLWPSIISGIIVVFVCLTGTLIVYCDEILEWSAGDARYVEVQHQPVSSDRLIESIQATDPQLELSEIVYFNDPHRSIRVRAFHGETHQLTFVYVDPYTAEVLKMDTLPHFFYITAHLHSALLAGPFGSWVVLIATVIFFVSCITGLVLWWPKRWNKKTVQDSFTVRWKARFKRINYDLHNVYGFYSLLLCFILSLTGIIIFFHSLGDIISTAFGGGEEHLEEVVGQVEPDKVSVDITRLARRALAEHPKQQNAAIWVYNFEHTGVYVFRLGVAGLKSTENQQLMVFDRYTGMQQVVPKPQLVHEKVENAIWQLHMGQWWGQIGKLSTFLAGIVATSLPITGFLIWWGRHKKKSKRKPKSTISIS